A window of Ammospiza caudacuta isolate bAmmCau1 chromosome 20, bAmmCau1.pri, whole genome shotgun sequence genomic DNA:
TCCTGGTCAAACCCACAGATGTGTGTTGACCGTGCCCAGCCCCCTGGGAGTGTGGGGGTGCCACCATCCCCAGCTCGGTGCCCCATTCCCATGCCAGTCCCAGTGCACATCCTGCtcttcccacagctcctgttcCCTCACCAGCCAaaacacagcagccctggggctcaggAGCCATCACCCAGAGTGCTGGGCACACGGGCAGCTTTGTCCAGTGCCATGATgctggctggcactggggcacGGGCACTGGTTTGGGGTGGGTGCACCCGCTCCCatcctggggagggggacacggtgCCAACTCCCTTCCCCTGCAGTCGGTGACCCCTGCTttgcccaggccctgctccctccctgagccccgtacaccccacagctctgctaTCCATGGTGGGAGGAATCAGCTGCAATAAACCCTGGAGCCAGACTGTGCTGCCTCATGTCTGCCTGCACACGGTGTGGGGGGTCACTCTGCCCACTCTTCAGGGTGGCAGACTTGGGGGAAACTGTGTTAGGCAATACTCCTTTCAATGGCTTGTTCCAGCCTGGACTGTGGCTGTAAGGCTAAAATCAGCCAACAGGGCCAGCAAAGCCCTGATCATGCACAACCCTCACTCACAGTTTGCCCCTGTTCATGGCTGGGTGGTTGCTTTGTGCTGATAAAGAGAAGAAACCACCACAGCCTGGAGTGTGGAGAGGGCAGTGGACTCCCTGAGGGTGTGAGTGATGTGGGTCAGTCGGTCCCATTATTCCCTGCTGCAGACAGGGAATGTGTCTATGAAGGTCCCTTGTGATGCAGGGAAATTTGATCTTGGGGCCTGAAAGaacccacagctcctctcctccctctgtGGAAGGAAAGCTGAGCTCAAGGAAGGTTTTGTGGCTCAGAATGCTGAACACCATGGGACTCTGGAGCCAAAATCTGTGACCAAGGTCCCAGGGCActtgcagagctgtggcagtgcaTTGTTCCTGAGGAGCTGTCAAGTTCCCAAGGAGCATTCTTTGGCAGCcttggaggcacctgcaggtgGGCAGCACTGCTTCCTGGGAAGATGGAGAGAGATAtgagggtgctgctggctgagaaaggcttcccagctggagctgagctgagagcagcacttCTGGACTAAGAGATGTGGCTGCTGGCTTAAAAAGGCAttggtgctccagcctggatgCACAGCCTAACAGAAGGGGAGAGGCTGAACAAGGGCTTGGGGCTCCTGGTAAACAACATTCCAGCCAGAAGGGAGCCCTGAGTGGTGCTGAGCTGCATTCCTGGGTCTCTGTTGGAAAGAGAATAGCTGCactcagtgatccttgtgggtcccttccaacacagaatattctgtggaTCTATGAGTACAGCCAGTGAGACACCTGCTCTGTCAGCACTGCCAGacaacagcacagcagccaatTATCCTCCTTCTGCTCAGCATCACACCACAGGTACCATGTCCACTGCTCAGTTGTCCAGTGCACAAGGTTATCACCACACCAGACCACTTCCACACAGACCCAAGCTGATCCAGAATCTTGAAACAGGCAGCAGTTGCAAGGAGTTCCCAAATAAATGAAGGACACTGCAGGTCTGAAAGTGATTTTATTCTGCAGGATGAACATGgactgcagcagggatgtgctgtggACATGGCCTGCCCTGGGGTCAGTATAGCTTAGGTCAGGTTAGCTGGTGATGGTGGTTACTTTTCTGCTGAAAACATCTGCACCCACAAAGCAAAAAGAGCATAAGACCATGCCGATCAGGAGGGGTTTAGGtttctgagcacagagctctctCCTGAAGGAACATGCTTGGATACTACAGTGTTTATAAAGATGCATTCTAATAATATTCCCCCCATAAGCCACCAAAGGTGAATGGCCAGAGACAGAGCCAGGAGCTTTGCTACTTTTCAGGACAGGAGGAAAGCAAGGCAGTTCTTGATATAGAGGAGCATCCCTATTCACCCCCAAGGCCTCATCATCAAATGGGCCccagcagggcactggctgggcCATGTGCTGCATGTGGACAGAGGGGTGTGGAGTTCTAGGGGTGTGGGGTTGGTTTGATGAGGATGGCCGAGGCTCTGCAGGTCCCCTTGCACAGCTTGCCCCACGTCAGCCCCCCCTTGACGTTCAGCTGCACAGAGTAACACGCTGAGTACCACCACCCACCCCCATAGCGTGAGGCACAGTTCCCTCTGTAAGTGTCCTGATCCCGATCCTTGGTGGAGAACTTCATGTTGTTATGCACTTTCCTGGGATTGTCAGAATCCATGGCATCCTCTGCTGTCCCCGAGTGTGCTCCCAGCCTCAGCCGGTAGCCCTGGGACTCATCATCCAGGCTGAACAGGTTGTAGTCTGCAAACTTCATGTTGTTTGCAGCATCCCAGATGACAAACCTGACCTGGTACATCTTCTGCCTGGTGATCTGGTGGATGTACTCAGTGCCCAGCCAGAACTCAGCGTGCACATTGCCAAAGCCGTGCTTGTAGGTGCTCCAGGACTCGGCCCAGGTGATGTCCGTGTCCCGCCGGTTCCTCTGGATGACGGTCCAGCCCCCGTCTGCCCCG
This region includes:
- the LOC131566559 gene encoding fibrinogen-like protein 1-like protein, whose translation is MAQSLLLLASLLILASPGHCVHTQSLNTFKKSPSNSSLSALKRTTWPRDCSEVLAGSPSGVYIIQPTGLHPIMVFCEMSGADGGWTVIQRNRRDTDITWAESWSTYKHGFGNVHAEFWLGTEYIHQITRQKMYQVRFVIWDAANNMKFADYNLFSLDDESQGYRLRLGAHSGTAEDAMDSDNPRKVHNNMKFSTKDRDQDTYRGNCASRYGGGWWYSACYSVQLNVKGGLTWGKLCKGTCRASAILIKPTPHP